One segment of Gemmatimonadota bacterium DNA contains the following:
- the hisG gene encoding ATP phosphoribosyltransferase has product MPILKIGLPSGSLQESTLTLFAKAGYRIRASHRSYTPVIDDPELEGLFLRAQEIAHYVERGVLDIGLTGIDWIRENEADIIEIAEFAYSKTTSQPARWVIAVPEDSDIQTIQDLQDKRIATELVTATRNHLKDRGITAEVEYSWGSTEAKVRVPGLVDAIAELTETGSSLRANNLRVIDTMFETTPRLIANKNAYSDAWKREKAQHIATLLIGAFNAEDKVGLKMNVRRADLAQIVKNLPALNNPTIANLFDENWVAIEVIVDERIVRDLIPKLKKSGAEGIIEYPLNKVIY; this is encoded by the coding sequence ATGCCCATACTAAAAATCGGCCTTCCCTCCGGGAGTCTTCAAGAATCCACACTCACCCTGTTTGCCAAAGCCGGTTATCGCATCCGCGCCAGCCACCGGTCCTACACGCCCGTCATTGACGACCCCGAACTCGAGGGCTTATTTCTGCGCGCCCAGGAAATCGCGCACTACGTCGAACGCGGCGTTCTCGACATCGGACTCACAGGCATCGACTGGATCCGCGAAAACGAAGCCGACATCATCGAAATCGCCGAATTTGCCTATAGCAAAACCACATCGCAACCCGCGCGCTGGGTCATCGCAGTACCCGAAGACTCGGACATCCAGACCATACAGGACCTGCAGGACAAGCGCATCGCCACCGAACTCGTCACAGCCACGCGCAACCACCTCAAAGACCGCGGCATAACCGCCGAAGTCGAATACTCCTGGGGATCTACCGAAGCCAAAGTGCGCGTACCCGGCCTCGTCGATGCCATCGCCGAACTCACCGAAACCGGATCCTCGCTGCGCGCCAACAACCTGCGCGTCATAGACACCATGTTTGAAACCACGCCCAGACTCATCGCCAACAAGAATGCCTATAGCGATGCGTGGAAACGCGAAAAAGCGCAACACATCGCCACCCTCCTCATCGGCGCGTTCAACGCCGAAGACAAAGTCGGCCTGAAAATGAACGTACGCCGCGCCGACCTCGCGCAAATCGTCAAAAATCTACCCGCGCTCAACAACCCCACCATCGCCAACTTATTCGACGAAAACTGGGTCGCCATCGAAGTCATCGTCGATGAGCGCATCGTGCGCGACCTCATACCAAAACTCAAAAAATCGGGTGCCGAAGGCATCATCGAATATCCCCTGAACAAAGTGATTTATTAA
- a CDS encoding metallophosphoesterase: MGKSHLVGLITDTHDNKHAVEKAVELFNARDVGLVLHGGDYIAPFNARWMSDLTVPFVGVFGNNDGEKFGLRALFEDLGPIHRPPYVHEWEGKRILMLHEPDEVDALSQSGAYDVIFYGHTHEIDVRRGNTLVINPGEACGWTTGRETVGILDLNAMDVEIVDL, translated from the coding sequence ATGGGAAAATCACATCTCGTCGGTTTGATTACGGATACACACGATAATAAACACGCGGTTGAGAAAGCGGTTGAGCTTTTCAATGCGCGCGATGTGGGGCTGGTGCTGCACGGGGGCGATTATATCGCGCCGTTTAATGCGCGCTGGATGAGTGATTTGACGGTGCCTTTTGTCGGGGTTTTTGGGAATAACGATGGGGAGAAGTTCGGCTTGCGGGCGCTTTTTGAAGATCTGGGTCCGATTCACCGCCCGCCTTATGTACACGAGTGGGAGGGCAAGCGCATTTTGATGTTGCACGAGCCAGATGAGGTGGATGCCCTATCACAGAGCGGTGCTTATGATGTGATTTTTTACGGGCATACGCACGAGATCGATGTGCGAAGAGGCAATACGCTGGTGATTAATCCGGGGGAGGCGTGCGGGTGGACGACGGGGCGGGAGACGGTGGGGATTCTGGATCTGAATGCGATGGATGTGGAGATTGTGGATTTGTAG